A part of Aegilops tauschii subsp. strangulata cultivar AL8/78 chromosome 2, Aet v6.0, whole genome shotgun sequence genomic DNA contains:
- the LOC109770872 gene encoding methionine aminopeptidase 1B, chloroplastic has product MSPGASCSGVPVPLRPAGTHTFLLPAAPPFVSKCTINRRDPRTASSCFGKAMTPKRCFVVAGGLTWVDGVEEELMELQKTQEQSSGKLKKRPPLRRGKVYPKLPVPEHIPRPSYVGANIPQELPAVRQIHNADGIAGMRAACKLAARLLDFAGTLVKPSVTTNEIDRAVHHMIVEAGAYPSPLGYGGFPKSICTSVNECVCHGLPDSTQLQNGDIINIDVNVFLNGYHGGTSRTFVCGEADESIKHFLKAAEECLEKGISVCRDGVNYRKIGKKISKLAYFYGYHVVERFVGHGIGTMLHSEPLILHHANENSGRMVEGQTFTIEPILIMDKAECVTWENGWTTVTDDGSWAAQFEHTVLVTRTGVEILTKH; this is encoded by the exons ATGTCACCTGGAGCGTCATGTTCCGGCGTTCCGGTACCACTCCGCCCGGCCGGAACCCACACATTCCTCCTGCCGGCGGCTCCCCCATTCGTCTCAAAGTGCACCATCAATCGAAGAGATCCTCGGACGGCCTCTTCTTGTTTTG GTAAAGCAATGACGCCAAAGCGCTGCTTTGTCGTGGCCGGCGGACTTACTTGGGTTGATGGGGTTGAAGAAGAGCTCATGGAGCTACAAAA GACACAAGAGCAAAGTTCAGGGAAGTTAAAGAAGAGGCCGCCTTTGAGGCGTGGAAAGGTCTATCCCAAACTTCCTGTACCAGAACACATTCCAAGACCTTCTTATGTGGGTGCAAACATACCACAAGAACTACCCGCAGTTCGCCAAATACACAATGCCGATGGCATCGCTGGGATGAGAGCTGCTTGCAAACTTGCAGCCCGTTTACTAGACTTCGCGGGAACATTGGTTAAG CCATCAGTTACTACAAATGAAATCGACAGGGCGGTGCATCATATGATAGTTGAGGCGGGTGCTTATCCTTCTCCACTTGGCTATGGTGGATTTCCTAAAAGTATCTGCACATCAGTAAATGAGTGTGTCTGCCATGGACTACCTGATTCAACACAGCTGCAG AATGGAGACATCATAAATATTGATGTAAATGTGTTCCTAAAT GGGTACCATGGTGGAACTTCCAGAACATTTGTATGCGGAGAAGCGGATGAATCTATCAAGCATTTCCTAAAG GCAGCTGAAGAATGCTTGGAGAAGGGTATTTCTGTCTGCAGGGACGGTGTAAACTACAGAAAAATTGGCAAGAAGATAAG CAAGCTTGCTTATTTCTATGGCTATCATGTGGTGGAGCGCTTTGTTGGACATGGAATTGGAACTATGTTGCATTCTGAGCCACTTATCCTCCATCATG CAAATGAAAACTCTGGTCGAATGGTTGAAGGACAAACATTCACAATTG AACCTATACTTATAATGGACAAAGCAGAGTGTGTTACATGGGAAAATGGATGGACTACTGTCACTGACGATGGCAGCTGGGCAGCACAGTTTGAGCACACTGTATTGGTCACTAGGACGGGCGTAGAGATATTGACAAAACATTGA